The Maribacter aquivivus DNA window AAACCTAGTTTTCTCATAATCAGTATTTAATATTAAATTGTTCTCTATGTTTCAGTGGACCATTTAAGACTCAAACGCATCAACTGGTAATCTCTTTTTGTGGAATTAAAGTTTAAATATATTCAAAATGAAAAGAAATACCATCTATTGTTTACAAATCTAAAACACTTCACTTTTACTATCCCTCAATTATGGCTAAATTTACATCACTAAAAGAAAGAAAATTTGAGCTCATTTATTGATGAATTGAACGATGCCCAAAAGGCTCCTGTTTTACATAAAGACGGACCTTTAATGGTTATTGCTGGTGCCGGGTCAGGTAAAACCCGTGTACTTACATATAGAATTGCACACCTTATGGCACAGGGGGTAGATTCTTTTAATATTTTATCACTGACCTTTACGAACAAGGCAGCTCGTGAAATGAAGGAGCGTATAGCGCATATAGTTGGTGCCAGTGAAGCAAAAAATCTGTGGATGGGTACCTTTCACTCGGTATTTGCAAAGCTTTTACGTATAGATGGTAGTAAGTTGGGTTACCCTGCCAACTTTACTATTTATGATACCCAGGATTCTCAGCGATTATTAGCTTCGATTATTAAAGAAATGGGGCTTGATAAGGATATTTATAAATACAAGCAGATTCAAAATAGAATTTCTTCTTTTAAGAATAGCTTAATTACTGTAAAAGCTTACCGTAATGATCCAGATTTGGTTGAGCAAGATGCCATGGCTAAAAAGCCAAGAACAGGTGACATCTATGAGAATTATGTAGATCGTTGTTTTAAGGCCGGTGCTATGGATTTTGATGATTTACTGTTACGTACCAACGAGCTTTTAACGCGCTACCCGGATGTGTTGGCGAAGTACCAAGATCGATTTAGATATATATTGGTTGATGAGTACCAAGATACAAACCATTCGCAGTACTTGATTGTAAAGGCGTTGGCCGATCGCTTTCAGAATATATGTGTGGTAGGAGATGATGCGCAAAGTATTTATTCTTTTAGGGGAGCGAACATTAGTAATATTTTGAATTTTCAAAAAGATTATGACAATGTAGGGATGTACCGTTTAGAGCAGAATTACCGTTCTACAAGAAACATCGTAAATGCCGCGAATTCCGTAATCGGGAAAAACCAAAATCAGATTGAAAAAGTAGTTTGGACGGATAATGACGATGGTGCTGCTATAAAAATTCATAGAAGTACTACAGATGCTGAAGAAGGTAGGTTTGTAGCAAATTCTATTTGGGAACATAGAATGCAACAACAAATGACCAATGGTCAATTTTGTATATTATATAGGACAAACTCCCAATCTAGGGCTATGGAAGATGCCTTACGTAAAAGAGATATTCCTTATCGTATTTATGGCGGACTCTCATTTTACCAACGTAAAGAAATTAAAGATGTGTTGTCTTACTTGCGTTTGGTCATTAACCCTAAAGATGAAGAAGCTTTAAAAAGGGTGATAAACTTCCCTGCACGGGGAATTGGTGGTACTACTCTTGATAGATTAGTTGTTGCTGCCAATCATTATAACCGTTCCATTTTCGAAGTAATGGAAAATATTGACAGAATCGATCTAAAAATCAATTCTGGTACAAAGCGAAAACTTCAAGATTTTGTTACCATGATCAAAAGTTT harbors:
- a CDS encoding ATP-dependent helicase produces the protein MSSFIDELNDAQKAPVLHKDGPLMVIAGAGSGKTRVLTYRIAHLMAQGVDSFNILSLTFTNKAAREMKERIAHIVGASEAKNLWMGTFHSVFAKLLRIDGSKLGYPANFTIYDTQDSQRLLASIIKEMGLDKDIYKYKQIQNRISSFKNSLITVKAYRNDPDLVEQDAMAKKPRTGDIYENYVDRCFKAGAMDFDDLLLRTNELLTRYPDVLAKYQDRFRYILVDEYQDTNHSQYLIVKALADRFQNICVVGDDAQSIYSFRGANISNILNFQKDYDNVGMYRLEQNYRSTRNIVNAANSVIGKNQNQIEKVVWTDNDDGAAIKIHRSTTDAEEGRFVANSIWEHRMQQQMTNGQFCILYRTNSQSRAMEDALRKRDIPYRIYGGLSFYQRKEIKDVLSYLRLVINPKDEEALKRVINFPARGIGGTTLDRLVVAANHYNRSIFEVMENIDRIDLKINSGTKRKLQDFVTMIKSFQVMNETTDAFALSEYVAKKTGVLLEFKKDGTPEGIGKMENIEELLNGIKDFVEGQREIDGATGNIGEFLEDVALATDLDNDTGDDDRVALMTIHLAKGLEFPYVYIVGMEEDLFPSGMSMSTRSELEEERRLFYVALTRAEKQAYLTYTQNRYRWGKLIDAEPSRFLEEIDEKYVENLTPVDGGYRYKPLINADIFGEVDKSRLRQDKPVRGTPPIVGQPNTGQLKKLRKLKPQLSEPVGNTNTIDPSLTVGSLINHTRFGRGKVVKIEGSGNDRKAEIMFDKGDIKKLLLRFAKLEVLG